From the genome of Paraburkholderia flava, one region includes:
- a CDS encoding DUF2844 domain-containing protein, with the protein MLHTGIAHAMLGALFVLSLPAHATLGAGITSVGTGQVRMHALSQSESSAAGYTVHTITLASGTVVREYVAASGIVFGVAWEGPTLPDLKETLGTSFDRYVAANATRRATPLAVSSDDLVVFSAGHLRAFSGRAYLPHVIPAGVDASVIQ; encoded by the coding sequence CTGCTTCATACAGGCATTGCTCACGCAATGCTCGGGGCACTTTTTGTCCTCTCGCTACCCGCCCACGCAACGCTCGGTGCTGGCATCACCAGCGTCGGTACCGGCCAGGTCCGCATGCACGCGTTGTCGCAGAGCGAATCCAGCGCGGCCGGCTACACCGTGCACACGATCACGCTCGCGTCCGGCACCGTCGTGCGCGAATACGTCGCGGCCAGCGGCATCGTCTTCGGTGTCGCGTGGGAAGGTCCGACGCTGCCGGATCTGAAGGAGACGCTCGGCACGTCGTTCGATCGCTACGTCGCAGCCAACGCGACGCGACGCGCGACGCCGCTCGCAGTATCGAGCGACGACCTGGTCGTGTTTTCCGCCGGTCATCTGCGCGCGTTCTCCGGGCGCGCGTACCTGCCGCACGTGATCCCGGCCGGCGTCGACGCCAGCGTCATTCAATAA
- a CDS encoding MFS transporter — protein sequence MAQHKVSMPATRIDVRQEIEEAPLGGFHYRLGVLIALILLFDGYDLYNSAYIVHYVAGPWGLSPTRIGIMLSSGLAGFAAGSAVSGLLGDRFGRRKILLLGCWGSGVMSLAIALFAHDLATYIALRVTMGLALGLLMPLAVTYINEIAPTRSSNVFTSVFFSLGWVSGSSSAGLIAAWLTPHYGWQSLYYVGGVALVFALAIQLWLPESPRFLASRGRWDEVKSLLYRLRPERAAAYDAGQFASGGALSHRSPLGLLLSHDYRLRTLSFWAAGALSLFSAYGLSGWLPTIMLKRGENLSSSFAYGSLFAGMAVAGGLISGFIADRVGDRRKVISASYVLGAAMVALLAWATDRTTTMIAVAGAGAFVVGSQIVLNNLVATTYPTEMRGTGVGLFLGLSRIGAMLGPAVAGVLQQWSGGPGIMFGAIGAAVLMTATLVLTIGPSQPHVVITNAH from the coding sequence ATGGCTCAACATAAAGTGTCGATGCCGGCGACCCGGATCGACGTTCGTCAGGAGATCGAGGAAGCGCCCCTCGGCGGCTTTCACTACCGGCTCGGCGTGCTGATCGCGCTGATCCTGCTGTTCGACGGCTACGACCTGTACAACTCCGCGTACATCGTCCACTACGTCGCGGGACCGTGGGGGCTGTCGCCGACGCGCATCGGCATCATGCTGTCGAGCGGGCTTGCGGGTTTCGCGGCGGGTTCAGCGGTGAGTGGCCTGCTCGGCGATCGCTTCGGGCGTCGCAAGATCCTGTTGCTCGGCTGCTGGGGCTCGGGTGTGATGAGTCTCGCGATCGCGCTGTTCGCACACGATCTCGCGACCTACATCGCGCTGCGCGTGACGATGGGACTCGCGCTCGGGCTGCTGATGCCGCTCGCTGTGACCTACATCAACGAGATCGCACCGACGCGTTCGTCGAACGTGTTTACCAGCGTGTTCTTCTCGCTCGGCTGGGTGAGCGGGTCGTCGTCGGCCGGGTTGATTGCTGCGTGGTTGACGCCGCATTACGGGTGGCAGAGTCTCTATTACGTCGGCGGCGTGGCGCTCGTGTTCGCGCTCGCGATCCAGTTGTGGCTACCGGAATCGCCGCGCTTTCTCGCGAGCCGTGGCCGCTGGGACGAAGTGAAGTCGCTGCTGTACCGGTTGCGTCCGGAACGCGCGGCGGCCTACGACGCCGGTCAGTTCGCGAGCGGTGGCGCGTTGTCGCACAGAAGTCCGCTCGGTCTGCTGCTGTCGCACGATTATCGATTGCGCACGCTGAGTTTCTGGGCGGCCGGCGCATTGAGCCTGTTCTCTGCGTACGGCTTGTCCGGCTGGCTGCCGACGATCATGCTCAAGCGCGGCGAAAATCTGTCGTCGAGCTTCGCGTACGGCTCGCTGTTCGCCGGCATGGCGGTGGCGGGCGGCTTGATCTCCGGTTTCATCGCCGACCGCGTCGGCGATCGGCGCAAAGTCATCTCGGCGTCGTACGTGCTCGGCGCGGCGATGGTCGCGCTGCTCGCATGGGCCACCGACCGCACCACGACGATGATCGCCGTGGCCGGCGCGGGTGCGTTCGTCGTCGGTTCGCAGATCGTGCTCAACAACCTCGTCGCGACCACGTACCCGACTGAAATGCGCGGCACCGGCGTCGGCCTGTTCCTCGGGCTGTCGCGGATCGGCGCGATGTTGGGGCCCGCCGTCGCGGGCGTGTTGCAGCAATGGTCCGGCGGCCCCGGCATCATGTTCGGCGCGATCGGCGCGGCCGTGCTGATGACTGCAACGCTGGTGCTGACCATCGGGCCTTCGCAACCGCATGTCGTCATCACGAATGCCCACTGA
- a CDS encoding 4,5-dihydroxyphthalate decarboxylase produces MSRLSLSLAVSDYDHVRDLVTGRVQPEGIDLLPSVLNVEEIFYRTTHFQEWDISEMSFGKFSSLRSQGDDRLVGLPIFPSRSFRQSSLYVRRDGPVQRAEDLRGKRIGIPEWAQTAAIYSRGWIAHSLGIPLSEIEWVQGGVNQAGRKEKVNVRVPEGVSYRPEPEHSLTSLLLDGKIDAVLSARAPEPGRERAGEIVRLFPDFAGVEREYYEATRIFPIMHLIVLRRETFEKNRWIAGNLLKAFDEAKRNSLHRLSDITCSHFPLPWMPSRVADAQALFGEDIWPYGLEPNRTTLEAFLQFGYEQGVCHRLLKPEELFVAETLSAVRV; encoded by the coding sequence ATGTCCAGACTGTCCTTGAGCCTCGCCGTGAGCGACTACGACCACGTACGCGATCTGGTGACCGGGCGCGTGCAGCCCGAAGGCATCGATCTGTTGCCGTCGGTGCTGAACGTCGAGGAGATTTTTTATCGCACGACGCATTTCCAGGAGTGGGACATCTCGGAGATGTCGTTCGGCAAGTTTTCGTCGCTGCGCTCGCAGGGCGACGACCGGCTCGTCGGATTGCCGATCTTTCCGTCGCGCTCGTTCAGGCAATCGTCGCTGTACGTGCGGCGCGATGGTCCCGTGCAACGTGCCGAGGATCTGCGCGGCAAACGCATCGGCATTCCCGAATGGGCGCAGACGGCTGCGATCTATTCGCGCGGCTGGATCGCGCATTCGCTCGGTATTCCGCTGTCGGAAATCGAATGGGTGCAGGGCGGTGTGAATCAGGCGGGGCGCAAGGAGAAGGTCAACGTGCGCGTGCCCGAGGGCGTGTCGTATCGTCCGGAGCCCGAGCATTCGCTGACGTCGCTGCTGCTCGACGGCAAGATCGATGCGGTGCTGAGCGCACGCGCGCCGGAACCGGGCCGCGAACGTGCGGGCGAAATCGTGCGGCTCTTCCCGGATTTCGCCGGCGTCGAGCGTGAATACTACGAAGCCACGCGAATTTTCCCGATCATGCATCTGATCGTGCTGCGTCGCGAGACGTTCGAGAAGAACCGCTGGATCGCGGGCAATCTGCTGAAAGCGTTCGACGAAGCGAAGCGCAACAGCCTTCATCGTCTGAGCGATATCACGTGCTCGCACTTTCCGCTGCCGTGGATGCCGTCGCGCGTCGCCGATGCGCAGGCGTTGTTCGGCGAGGACATCTGGCCGTACGGGCTCGAACCGAATCGCACGACGCTCGAAGCGTTTCTGCAGTTCGGGTATGAGCAGGGGGTGTGTCATCGTCTGTTGAAGCCGGAAGAACTGTTCGTCGCCGAAACGCTGAGTGCGGTGCGCGTGTGA
- a CDS encoding alpha/beta fold hydrolase, whose translation MITLRKTGSFFVGGRRVSVEGRAPYRVTLSSTSTREYDPNGTYWIEAAYVQYFLQATPRYAVPLVLMHGGGLTGAMWEDTPDGRPGWLQRLLEEGVSVYVVDNVERGRAGFCALDDVWPARPLSRSDEESARIYRFGYAGHRFPLDAMAGLSAQTVPRWPSTTALQRQALIDVVMRIGPCALLGFSQGGGLVFDAADAARDLVRACVALEPHGVPASFDAGLPGRPGVVVFGDFIEEDDAWRAHAARASASMAAWNAAGGRGERIDLPALGLRGNTHMMMMDTNSDEVLRVVIDWLDRCEGMRVA comes from the coding sequence ATGATCACGCTTCGCAAGACGGGCAGCTTCTTCGTCGGCGGCCGGCGCGTGAGCGTCGAGGGGCGTGCGCCGTATCGCGTCACGTTGTCGTCGACGTCGACGCGCGAATACGATCCGAACGGCACGTACTGGATCGAAGCCGCGTACGTGCAGTACTTTCTGCAAGCGACGCCGCGTTACGCGGTGCCGCTCGTGCTGATGCACGGCGGTGGCCTGACGGGCGCGATGTGGGAGGACACGCCCGACGGCCGGCCCGGCTGGTTGCAGCGGTTGCTGGAAGAGGGCGTGTCGGTCTACGTGGTGGATAACGTCGAACGCGGGCGCGCGGGTTTCTGCGCGCTCGATGACGTGTGGCCTGCTCGTCCGCTGTCGCGTAGCGACGAAGAGTCGGCGCGGATCTATCGCTTCGGTTACGCGGGCCACCGTTTTCCGCTCGATGCGATGGCCGGTCTGTCAGCGCAGACGGTGCCGCGCTGGCCGAGCACGACCGCATTGCAACGGCAGGCGTTGATCGACGTCGTGATGCGCATCGGTCCGTGTGCGCTGCTCGGCTTCAGTCAGGGCGGCGGCCTCGTATTCGATGCAGCCGATGCGGCGCGTGATCTCGTGCGTGCATGTGTCGCGCTCGAACCGCATGGTGTGCCGGCTTCGTTCGATGCGGGTTTGCCGGGTAGGCCCGGGGTCGTCGTGTTCGGCGACTTTATCGAAGAGGACGACGCGTGGCGTGCACATGCGGCGCGCGCGAGTGCGTCGATGGCCGCATGGAATGCAGCCGGTGGACGCGGTGAACGTATCGATCTGCCCGCGCTCGGCCTGCGCGGCAACACGCACATGATGATGATGGACACCAACAGCGACGAGGTGCTGCGTGTGGTGATCGACTGGCTTGATCGGTGTGAGGGGATGCGGGTTGCGTGA
- a CDS encoding DUF3443 domain-containing protein, which translates to MSHSQLHGKRRFSGLLSGLSIVLVSLCVTACGGGGGGSGGSSTTANSSSPTQTTNTSPPAQTLAANAAAVTVDAGVNGVPNMPFVSVTVCAPGTTQCQTIDHVLVDTGSWGLRVFASQLPTSVALPQEKNGSGSALAECMQFFDGYTWGPVRIADVQIGGEKAASLPVQVIDPGYASLPTDCANVGASRNTASALGANGILGIGVFKHDCGFNCTQQALPATYYTCNGSNCTSTALEEALQVANPVPYFTTDNNGSLLMLPAVADAAKTLSGQLVFGIGTQSNNGLGNAQVIGVSPANGTFTTVQNGTTYGKSIVDSGSTGLFFQTGALPVCSSPNNAYYCPSSTQQLSAMIQGVNGVNSAVSFSVGNAVALVQTFGNDSAMPLFAGPAFVTSTVFDWGLPFFYGRTVYAAIEQQPTPGGTGPYVAY; encoded by the coding sequence ATGAGCCATTCACAGTTGCACGGCAAGCGCCGTTTTTCCGGCCTGCTTTCAGGGCTGTCGATCGTACTGGTTTCGCTGTGCGTTACCGCATGCGGTGGTGGCGGCGGTGGTAGCGGCGGCAGCAGCACCACGGCCAACTCCTCATCGCCGACGCAGACGACCAACACATCGCCCCCCGCGCAGACGCTGGCCGCGAATGCTGCTGCGGTCACCGTCGATGCAGGCGTCAACGGTGTGCCGAACATGCCGTTCGTCAGCGTGACGGTGTGCGCGCCAGGCACGACGCAGTGTCAGACGATCGATCACGTGCTGGTCGATACCGGTTCGTGGGGGTTGCGCGTGTTCGCGTCGCAATTGCCGACATCGGTCGCGCTGCCGCAGGAGAAGAACGGCTCGGGCAGCGCGCTCGCCGAATGCATGCAGTTCTTCGACGGCTATACGTGGGGGCCCGTGCGGATCGCCGACGTGCAGATCGGCGGAGAGAAGGCCGCGTCGTTGCCGGTGCAGGTGATCGATCCGGGCTACGCATCGTTGCCGACCGACTGCGCGAACGTCGGCGCATCGCGCAACACGGCGAGCGCGCTCGGCGCGAACGGGATTCTCGGCATCGGCGTGTTCAAGCACGACTGCGGTTTCAACTGCACGCAGCAGGCGTTGCCGGCGACGTACTACACGTGCAACGGTTCGAACTGCACGTCGACCGCGCTCGAAGAAGCGCTGCAGGTCGCGAACCCGGTGCCGTACTTCACGACCGATAACAACGGCTCGCTGCTCATGCTACCAGCCGTCGCGGACGCCGCGAAAACGCTGTCCGGCCAGCTCGTGTTCGGCATCGGCACGCAGAGCAACAACGGACTCGGCAACGCACAGGTGATCGGTGTGAGCCCCGCGAACGGCACGTTCACGACCGTGCAGAACGGCACGACGTACGGGAAGAGCATCGTCGACAGCGGCTCGACCGGCCTCTTCTTCCAGACCGGTGCGCTGCCTGTGTGTTCGAGTCCGAACAACGCGTACTACTGCCCGTCGTCGACGCAGCAGTTGAGCGCGATGATCCAGGGCGTCAACGGCGTGAACAGCGCGGTGTCGTTCAGCGTCGGCAATGCGGTCGCTCTCGTGCAGACCTTTGGCAACGACTCGGCGATGCCGCTGTTCGCGGGTCCTGCGTTCGTGACGTCGACGGTGTTCGACTGGGGACTGCCGTTCTTCTACGGCCGCACGGTGTACGCCGCGATCGAACAGCAGCCGACGCCCGGCGGCACCGGGCCGTACGTCGCGTACTGA
- a CDS encoding 2OG-Fe(II) oxygenase, producing MPILDRSWQDWLTTNVERGCSAESMIDAMVASGFGRDMARDTVKQIVLGKPVATAATAATDATVGTVAAATQPAPADSTSASTPYRYDPCPVPAGNVVRAGGRDVKVLMRCERPQIVVFGDVLSADECHELMERSRHRLKRSTTVNVVDGSEDVIQNRTSEGIWFQRCEDPFIAALDQRVAELMNWPLENGEGFQILHYNGGGEYRPHFDYFPPDQAGSTKHTSRGGQRVATLILYLNDVPGGGETIFPDAGMSVVAKQGGGVYFSYMNSDRQLDPLTLHGGAPVREGDKWIMTKWMREHAYV from the coding sequence ATGCCGATACTTGACCGGTCCTGGCAGGACTGGCTGACCACCAATGTAGAACGAGGCTGCAGCGCCGAATCGATGATCGACGCGATGGTCGCTTCCGGCTTCGGGCGCGACATGGCCCGCGACACAGTCAAACAGATCGTGCTGGGCAAACCTGTTGCAACCGCGGCAACTGCGGCAACGGACGCAACCGTCGGCACCGTCGCAGCAGCAACGCAGCCGGCACCAGCAGACTCAACCAGCGCATCAACCCCCTATCGCTACGATCCATGCCCCGTGCCCGCCGGCAACGTGGTGCGCGCCGGCGGCCGCGACGTCAAGGTGTTGATGCGTTGCGAGCGTCCGCAGATCGTCGTCTTCGGCGACGTGCTGAGCGCCGACGAGTGCCACGAGTTGATGGAACGGTCACGCCACCGGCTGAAACGCTCGACGACGGTGAACGTCGTCGACGGTAGCGAAGACGTGATCCAGAACCGCACCAGCGAAGGCATCTGGTTCCAGCGCTGCGAAGATCCGTTCATCGCCGCGCTCGACCAGCGTGTCGCCGAGCTGATGAACTGGCCGCTCGAGAACGGCGAGGGCTTCCAGATCCTGCACTACAACGGCGGCGGCGAATACCGGCCGCACTTCGATTACTTTCCGCCCGATCAGGCCGGCAGCACGAAGCACACCTCACGCGGCGGCCAGCGTGTCGCGACGCTGATCCTGTATCTGAACGATGTGCCCGGCGGCGGCGAAACGATTTTCCCCGACGCGGGCATGTCGGTCGTCGCGAAGCAGGGCGGCGGCGTCTACTTCTCGTACATGAACAGCGACAGGCAACTCGATCCACTGACGCTGCACGGTGGCGCACCGGTCCGCGAAGGCGACAAGTGGATCATGACGAAGTGGATGCGCGAACACGCGTACGTCTGA
- a CDS encoding nuclear transport factor 2 family protein: MTQTQTPTQTQTQAVAALIDDYFNLAYEPKSRDFGKVFHPVCVVQWLDEGRLNTLSSPDYAALINDRPSPRSTDSPRDEAILSIENISDSLSTATARVRIGKKLFNDHLVMHKVDGNWLITVKASFIARTFD, from the coding sequence ATGACACAGACCCAAACCCCGACCCAGACCCAGACCCAGGCCGTCGCCGCCTTGATCGACGACTATTTCAATCTGGCCTATGAGCCGAAGAGCCGCGACTTCGGCAAGGTCTTTCATCCGGTCTGCGTTGTCCAGTGGCTGGATGAAGGCCGGCTGAACACGCTATCGTCACCGGACTACGCGGCGCTCATCAACGACAGGCCAAGCCCCCGATCGACCGACTCGCCGAGAGACGAAGCGATCCTGTCCATCGAAAACATCTCGGACAGTCTTTCCACCGCCACCGCGAGGGTGCGGATCGGCAAGAAGCTGTTCAACGATCACCTGGTCATGCACAAGGTGGATGGCAACTGGCTGATCACGGTGAAGGCTTCTTTTATCGCGCGCACCTTCGACTGA
- a CDS encoding porin: MKKHHAFAALALSCAAVPYVHAEGTVTLYGITDVGIEIANHVPGANGTSGTAVRMESGSLAGSRWGLRGQEDLGGGIKAIFDLENGFSINNGTLGQGGRMFGRKAYVGLSTPYGEVRLGRQYNLLYDLMYVYDPLNFNPSYSAQGYDATLVGRADNAVRYLANFDGVTFAALYSTGFDSTIPNGAQVAGHSKVGREYSVSLQYAHGPANVGVAYDQMQGTSIATQDVSQMRVVGGATYAFGSVKAYVGTRWLNVKNSVTSPGSLLYWVGASWQASAPLFLSLGGYQERIHGTGQKTSSAVLLADYFLSKRTDLYAEVSYASNSDGLNIGVRALGDVTSGSNQTGAMIGIKHSF; encoded by the coding sequence ATGAAGAAACATCACGCTTTTGCCGCGCTGGCGTTGTCGTGCGCCGCCGTGCCCTACGTTCACGCGGAAGGGACGGTGACGCTCTACGGGATCACCGACGTCGGCATCGAAATCGCGAATCACGTGCCCGGTGCGAATGGCACATCAGGCACCGCGGTGCGGATGGAATCGGGCAGCCTTGCGGGCTCGCGCTGGGGCTTGCGCGGCCAGGAGGATCTGGGCGGCGGCATCAAGGCCATATTCGATCTCGAGAACGGCTTCTCGATCAACAACGGCACGCTCGGACAGGGCGGCCGGATGTTCGGACGAAAAGCGTACGTCGGGTTGAGCACACCGTATGGCGAAGTCAGACTCGGCCGGCAATACAACCTGCTGTACGACTTGATGTATGTGTACGATCCGCTCAACTTCAATCCGAGCTATTCCGCGCAGGGCTACGATGCAACGCTCGTCGGCCGCGCGGATAATGCGGTGCGCTATCTCGCGAACTTCGATGGCGTGACGTTCGCGGCGTTGTACAGCACGGGCTTCGATTCGACCATTCCCAACGGTGCACAGGTGGCAGGACATTCCAAGGTGGGCCGCGAGTACAGCGTCTCGCTGCAGTACGCGCACGGACCGGCCAATGTCGGCGTCGCGTACGACCAGATGCAGGGCACGTCGATCGCGACGCAGGACGTGTCGCAGATGCGCGTCGTCGGCGGGGCGACCTATGCGTTCGGTTCGGTGAAGGCATACGTCGGTACACGCTGGCTCAATGTGAAAAACAGCGTGACGTCGCCGGGTTCGCTGCTGTACTGGGTCGGCGCATCGTGGCAAGCGAGCGCGCCGCTGTTCCTGTCGCTCGGCGGCTATCAGGAGCGCATCCACGGCACGGGGCAGAAGACGTCGAGCGCGGTGCTGCTCGCCGACTACTTCCTGTCGAAGCGCACCGACCTCTACGCGGAAGTCTCATACGCGAGCAATTCGGATGGTCTGAACATCGGCGTGCGCGCGCTCGGCGATGTCACGAGCGGCAGCAACCAGACCGGCGCGATGATCGGCATCAAACACTCATTCTGA
- the dapA gene encoding 4-hydroxy-tetrahydrodipicolinate synthase codes for MRDISWLKGSITPIVTPFRNQAVDYETYARLVDWQIVNGGHGVLVNGTTAEPSLLTVAERNRLVDVAVEATAGRVPVLAATGSQSHAETVELTAHADKAGVDAMLIVTPYYIRPPQRGLVEYYVDIGTRTERPLLIYHIPGRAAVSMDLATVKAIRERVPHLVGMKHAVNDMGFVTHMLDTFGSDWRVFVGLEELSYPMLAVGACGLMNAVGNLAPRQVANLVEAVERNDYAAARDLHFSLFELNQSVFYDTNPIPIKYMMKRMGLLPANEHRLPMMPATRELEVRLDGVLDRAGLL; via the coding sequence ATGCGCGATATCTCATGGCTGAAGGGCTCGATTACGCCGATCGTCACGCCGTTCCGCAACCAGGCTGTCGACTACGAGACCTATGCACGGCTCGTCGACTGGCAGATCGTCAACGGCGGGCATGGCGTGCTCGTGAACGGCACGACAGCGGAGCCGAGTCTGCTGACGGTGGCAGAGCGTAACCGTCTCGTCGACGTCGCCGTCGAGGCCACGGCCGGACGCGTGCCGGTGCTCGCCGCGACCGGCTCGCAATCGCATGCCGAAACCGTCGAGCTGACGGCGCACGCGGACAAGGCCGGCGTCGATGCGATGCTGATCGTCACGCCTTACTACATCCGTCCGCCGCAGCGCGGTCTCGTCGAGTACTACGTGGACATCGGTACACGCACGGAACGGCCGCTGCTGATCTATCACATCCCGGGGCGCGCGGCGGTCAGCATGGATCTCGCGACCGTCAAGGCGATCCGCGAGCGCGTACCGCATCTGGTCGGGATGAAGCATGCGGTCAACGACATGGGCTTCGTCACGCACATGCTCGACACGTTCGGGTCGGACTGGCGCGTGTTCGTCGGTCTTGAGGAACTGAGCTATCCGATGCTCGCGGTCGGCGCATGCGGGTTGATGAACGCGGTCGGCAATCTGGCGCCGCGTCAGGTGGCGAATCTCGTCGAGGCGGTCGAGCGCAACGACTACGCGGCCGCACGCGATCTGCATTTCTCGTTGTTCGAGCTGAATCAGTCCGTGTTCTACGACACGAATCCGATCCCCATCAAATACATGATGAAGCGGATGGGCCTGCTGCCCGCGAACGAACATCGTCTGCCGATGATGCCCGCGACGCGCGAACTGGAAGTGCGTCTCGACGGCGTGCTCGATCGTGCCGGTCTGCTTTAA
- a CDS encoding ornithine cyclodeaminase family protein translates to MNAASTPVWISEQQIVSLMNLSGAIEALEAGLAQQASGAARNMGKTHVAWGHSNLHAIGAAFQDAGIVGTKTWAHTEGGACPLLMLFDSANGQLKAILEAFALGQMRTGGISGVATKWLARPDADVLALIGTGKQALAQLAAVAAVRPLKLVRVYSPTPDKRRAFVERARAKFYIEIVAAQSVEAAVADAPIVTTVTRATEAFLPASALASGTHVNAVGAITEERIELADDVFARCTRAVVDDLGAAQRLSTEFVRAYGSRDAWDEITPLCDVVARGLARTSADDITVFKAMGMGVSDLALGLRLYALASEAGLGTPLPQPRREAPRLD, encoded by the coding sequence ATGAACGCGGCGAGTACACCCGTCTGGATTTCCGAGCAGCAGATCGTCTCGCTGATGAACCTGTCCGGCGCAATCGAAGCGCTCGAAGCCGGCCTCGCGCAGCAGGCGAGCGGCGCGGCACGCAACATGGGCAAGACGCACGTCGCGTGGGGGCACAGCAATCTGCACGCGATCGGCGCGGCGTTTCAGGACGCGGGGATCGTCGGCACGAAAACCTGGGCGCATACCGAAGGCGGAGCGTGTCCGCTGCTGATGCTGTTCGACAGCGCGAACGGTCAGCTGAAGGCGATTCTCGAAGCGTTCGCACTGGGCCAGATGCGCACCGGCGGCATCTCCGGTGTTGCGACGAAATGGCTCGCGCGTCCCGATGCCGACGTGCTCGCGTTGATCGGTACCGGCAAGCAGGCGCTCGCGCAGCTTGCCGCAGTGGCCGCAGTGCGGCCACTGAAGCTCGTGCGTGTGTACAGTCCGACGCCTGACAAACGCCGCGCGTTCGTCGAGCGGGCGCGTGCGAAGTTCTACATCGAGATCGTGGCGGCGCAGTCGGTGGAGGCCGCTGTCGCCGATGCGCCGATCGTCACGACCGTCACGCGCGCGACCGAAGCGTTTTTGCCCGCGTCGGCGCTGGCAAGCGGCACGCATGTGAACGCAGTAGGTGCGATCACGGAAGAGCGCATCGAACTCGCCGACGACGTGTTCGCCCGCTGCACGCGCGCGGTCGTCGACGATCTCGGCGCGGCGCAGCGTCTGTCGACGGAATTCGTCCGTGCGTACGGCTCGCGCGATGCGTGGGACGAAATAACGCCGCTGTGCGACGTCGTCGCACGAGGACTCGCGCGCACGTCCGCCGACGACATCACGGTGTTCAAGGCGATGGGCATGGGCGTGTCGGATCTTGCGCTCGGCCTGCGGCTCTATGCGCTCGCGAGCGAAGCAGGGCTCGGTACACCGTTGCCGCAGCCGCGTCGCGAGGCTCCGCGTCTCGACTGA
- a CDS encoding LysR family transcriptional regulator, which translates to MDDLDGGLVGGLLVLAAVAESGSFGRAASRLGKTQPAVSRAIQRLEDRLHAKLVQRTSRHVEVTDAGHALLSKVLPLLQGIEEATLDASGETSVVDGTLRVACDARFADLVLAPELAQFMRDHPALQLKLETRNGLSDLVSDGFDLAIRFGSPSISSLVCRRLYSPRVLTVAAPSYLQRRGRPRSPNDLVDDGHECIQAIDPATGRPFEWEFWRGDEKVKVAVSGNLTVTDAGTKIGTCLAGYGIAQVIDLGIDAHLRAGTLEPILTDWPDETFPLYVYYPSRSHVPAKVRAFIDFVVGMMPGRQPHTLRDALEITTGS; encoded by the coding sequence ATGGATGACCTCGATGGAGGGCTTGTCGGCGGCTTGCTCGTGCTGGCTGCGGTCGCCGAATCCGGCAGCTTCGGTCGGGCTGCTTCTCGTCTGGGCAAGACTCAGCCTGCGGTGAGTCGTGCCATCCAGCGACTCGAGGACCGTCTGCACGCGAAGCTCGTGCAGCGCACGAGCCGACACGTTGAAGTGACCGACGCCGGGCATGCGCTGTTGTCGAAAGTGCTGCCGCTACTCCAGGGAATCGAAGAGGCGACGCTCGATGCGTCAGGCGAGACTTCGGTCGTCGACGGCACGCTGCGGGTTGCGTGCGATGCGCGATTCGCCGACCTCGTACTGGCGCCGGAGCTCGCCCAGTTCATGAGAGACCATCCTGCGCTTCAACTGAAGCTTGAGACCAGGAATGGCCTCTCGGACCTGGTGAGCGACGGGTTCGATCTCGCGATACGGTTTGGGTCGCCGTCCATTTCAAGCCTGGTGTGTCGCCGGCTATACAGCCCGCGAGTGCTGACCGTTGCCGCGCCGTCTTATCTGCAGCGACGCGGTCGACCCAGGTCGCCGAACGATCTGGTCGACGATGGCCATGAATGCATTCAGGCCATCGATCCAGCGACCGGCCGACCCTTCGAGTGGGAGTTCTGGCGAGGCGACGAGAAGGTGAAGGTGGCCGTGAGCGGCAATCTGACAGTCACGGATGCGGGAACCAAAATCGGGACCTGTCTTGCAGGCTACGGGATCGCTCAGGTGATCGATCTGGGCATCGACGCGCATCTGCGGGCGGGCACACTGGAACCCATCTTGACGGACTGGCCTGACGAGACGTTTCCTCTTTACGTCTACTACCCCAGCCGGAGCCACGTCCCGGCCAAGGTCCGGGCATTCATCGACTTTGTTGTCGGCATGATGCCCGGGCGACAACCTCACACGCTGCGGGATGCGCTGGAAATCACGACTGGGTCCTGA